CTCACTTCCAATAACACTGGTGTTGTCCCCAACTTGGAAATTACTATATGTACAATCTACCAAGTgtggagttttatcacaaaaagccTCGGTATTGTTGGAGTAGtgttaggatatttaaactcttcttttttcAGAGATACAGTCGATGTGGGATATTTCAACgtaatcaaatgaattgaaaaagatcaatgataaataatttaataaatatGTGTAAGAGATAAAATTGAGTGTGTGAGTAACATTTTccaattttaattaaactaggtAGTTGTAAATGATAAATCAAGacactttcttttcttttctcaggCTCTCTTCTCCTCTTCTCATCCAAATCTATACGTGAAAATGGAATGGTCTTAAATTGTTGCCAACGTGACTGGTTTCCCATCCTATCGTCACAATTTAAATGCTATAATGGAGACTTCTACGGTTCTACCTTCCACATGTTGGTGTGATCTTCCCACTTGAATGCTGATATCGGCACTTCCTCATCCATACTTTGCAACAACTGTTACTTCAGTCGTTTTAATGAATGATTTTCGCATGTGTCTCAAATTATAATTTAAGGATTAAATGAAATGACGTAATATGTAAGGAGTTAAATACTGTTTCTATAAAATCATAAATATTGGAAAATTTGTAATTATTACATTTTATCTTGTGTAATGTGAAATGAACTAGTATGATTTAAAGAAATAATTTTGTCACCTTCATCTACGTTATTAATATTTTGATACACTTAAAGTCACGGTAAATTACCATCACGCATATACCCGAGGAACACTGCAAACATCATTTTGTagcctcaaaaaaaaaaattattgtataaaTTAGTCTAAGTCCAGTCGTCGTAttcgagaaaaaaaatgaaataaaaaattgtacagaaataaaataaataaagcgGCAATTAATATTATACGAGAGTGAGACCCATGATACTTATGACTTTACCTAACAGCCTAATCCAGTCCAGCATGGATAAATAAATGCTGCATAGTTGGTCAGCCCAGCACTTATGACTTGCAGGCTTCACATACTAGATTAAAGATTATACCGCATATGGGGTTATCGCTTCGAGTTGATGGAGATGATATTGATGACTCCATACCTTACCATATCTTCTATAAATAATTCTGATCGGAAAAAAGATGAGGTttcatcataaaattaattggcaatatAAAGAGTATTTCAACTACTTATAAACACATACAAGGTCTATTCtctcatcaatgtgagattAATTCATTCTCAGCACACGCTCCTCACGTGTGATGAATTTTCAAGTCTAATGCGTTGACGAATTTTCATGTCTAACGTGTGGATAACACAACTCGAGTGACGTGGAGCACGTGTGACTAATGGGCTTCAAACGTGGGACAACCTTGCTCTATGATATCATGAAACAAGTTAAGGTTTTACTGTAAAACCAATTAGCAAGATGAAAAGTAGCTCAAATACTTATAAGCATATGTGATGTCATTTCTCTcgtcaatgtgagattcattatCAACAATATGTGAATCAAAACTTTCATTAACATTAACTACCGGATTAAGGTCTCTAACAATTATTGTTAAAAATTAACTTGATTGGATGATTCAATATACTCGACGAGTGTCTAGGGCGGATGGAGCACAGGTCCAAAGAGCAGCTGGTACCCCTCTCACCCTTTTTATTTGAAACTTTTGGTATTAATCTTTGTTAAAGTATTTACAAAATTCTTAAGTGTCCCTCCTCTCATTTTTGTTTTATCTAAAACCATGTTAGAGTTGCATATATCCTTGTTAGTACGAATGAGTGCTTAGATTATTAATATAGCAAGTACAGAAATATAAGGGAAAAAGACTGACAAAATTAGGTTTTTGCaacaaatttaacaaatcaACTTGATTTGTCGCGAAACAAAGGATTGAATTGTTTATGGTACTCTTAGTTAAATTTTCAGCTTTATCTCTTATAAACGTTAAATTTCTATCTTCTACCTTCACTTAGATAAAAAATACAAGTGAATACCCATTTCTTCATCAACATTTATTCAATACTATGGTTTATCATATTCAAGCTAAATACAAGACAACGAAACGAGGTTAAGAAGATTAAAACCACTTTAGGTCGTTAAGATgtatttaattattataattaactTGTACAAAACGCTTTTTTTGTAACCTAATAGCTCTAGGTCTAGCACAGCTGCAACTACAAAGAGGTTTGATGCAAATGCACAAGCTTCCTTAAGTTTGTTAATTTGCTTATGACGTGTATGGTTAGACTGATCTCTAGAGCTATAAACGAGCCGAGTCCAACTAAATATTATTGTGCTTAAGTTCgtcttgtttaattttttttttttgagctcGACCTAGGCTTGACTTGTTCTTATACGAGCCCAGCTCGAGCTTGCTTAAAAATTTCGAGTCTGATACTAATCAAACTGTTTCGAACAATTTCTTATAATAAGTTGCTTcggttgtaatttttttttttttttttttttgtaacttaCCAATGCATGTGAAAATaatatatgaaatataattAAACAAAGCAACACAGAATTTTCAAACACACTGCTTTAAGAtagaaaacataaaactttttttttctttcttttttgatgGCTGAAACCCGGTGAAAAGCTAGACCATCACTCCTATAGGGTCTTTCGAACTAAAAGAATACAGAGGACGTAATGTCGTAAAAACAGTCAAACTAAAATTTGTCAAAAGTCAAACGTAAAAAGTTTTGAAGTAGATACTGTAGCACAAGAACAATCAACAATTCGGCAAATAAAACTTTGACGGTATGAGCTATGGTTTTTTGGCAGtaagactaaatttatagataaaattttataagctaaataacataaaaattgagGATTAGATTATTAGCTAAACATTGATAGACGTACTTATTTATATTGATGACAAATCGTTTAGTTTGTacattttatctacaaatttaatctctctagtTAACATTACCTTTTTTGAActcttattttactatttttattgaTAGAAAAGCCCATTAACTAATCCTTTTCTAGGGTATAAaataaggaactttaacgaaaagctcccgcgGTAATGtacactttaacgaaaaaccacatttttacactaaaaagtcaatctttgtaCTATTCACCTAACCCTTTAATTTGTTGttgtcgttaaaactcaaaattttcaagtcattttcattagtttccttaTAAAATATCctttttcgttttttatttttgtttggttaattAAATTAGTGGGATTTGGACCTTCAAATATGTATTGGACaagagttatatattagttaaatgATCAAGCCGAGGTCAAGCTTACTTCGAGCTGTTTCGTAAAAAAATTTGAGTTGTTCACGAACTTTATGAGCCAAACATACTATTATTTAAGCTTGGCTTGTTTCTTAATCAAGTTGAACTAACTTGGCTTGATTCTTTTACAAGCTGAGCTTCAACaagcaaaacacaaacaagACTCTTTATGAGCTCTAACTATTTTGAGCGGACTTATAGTCCTATTGACCTCACCAAAATCGTGTATAAATTTTCCTTGTTCTGTTTCAATCAAGTTGCCATATTAATTTGttacttttttttaaacaacAGTAACAGTGAGATGTTTTAATACGGCAAACATAATTGCGCAAAGAATAGAGAAATAGAAAACATGTCTTTTATGACAAACATTGACTCATCCAAAGGACTTTGGGGTAACCCATAAACATTACATATTTAACATAGCAAGTAATCAAAttgtttggaagaaaaaaaaaatacaaggaaTTCTTCAGCATTTATAATTAACAAttcagagaagaaaaaaaacttcttATTGTCAGTGATGGATTTCAAATGATCATAAAGTAAACATACGGTTTAGATTATAACATGTATATAGTTAGATAATACCCTGTCATCATCTACTGATGAATGTTGAAATGGCTCTTTACATGCAAGTAATTATACAAACAAGATCCTTTGTtaatagtaatgttattcacacATAGAAATAATGATCattcatattcatgcatgcatgcatgtagtTGCAGTACTGTCATAGACCTACCTGATGAATAACTGTATGAATTGGTCCAATAGAAATGAATATTATTGGGtcataatttcattaaatgaTTAATATTAGGAAGGCCACACTGGTACCACTTTGCTATCTCCAAGGAAGATGCTTGGATGTGACTTTAAATCACGGTCATGGAACCTAATTCAATAATAAAATGTAATTGGACTAGACCCTAATTGTGGCTAACAAAAATGGACTAATATCAAGTTTTCCTAGAATATATTTGTTTGTGTAATTGGATTGACATGGTGGTTAGGTTTTTCTTTCAACCAACTTCATTCTATGTTTAAACTCTCACATGTCTTATTAGGCTTTTTACAGTAGGTTGGAAAAAAGTGAGTGTGAAACTAATATATCGAACTCATATAAGAATCATACTCCTACAATGAGCTAAAAAATTAGTatgatataaaaatattaaactcaTGAGCCCAATATATCAAACTTGGTTTAATATACTATATTCATGAGTGTTGTACTAACATATTAAACTCACACTAATGGAATACAAGTATTATAGGTATCAAGCTGAGATTGTATGATTCTTATATATAAGTATAAGACTTACTCAAACTACGGTTGAaatccttagtgtagataaaacATCCTTtgcattaaaaaatattaataaaatatcaTGAGTTTCTTCGACTTGCTGTTTATAAAAGAAGTCGTGGTGCAAATTGGGTGGCTGATCGAAAAAGCTTTATATACATAAACTTTAGTCTACCTTCAGATCTATATGACATTTGTAttcgaattttttaatttcttgaGGATTATTTTTTATGTAATGAGTTGGATGAATTGATCATGAAAACTCTTCTTAATTTGATGTATGAAAATATTTGGACTACATTGCTCTTCTTAATTTGATGTCTTTATTTAATTAAGTACCTTGTCAgttcattttaaagaaaaattatgcTCACTTTGGAGATGGTATAATAGATGTAAGCTCTATTAATTTTAAGTAGGAGATGATACGATACAGAATCCAAAAACCTGATCTCCCAACCATGACtcctttttaaaaaataataaatataaaaataatctAATTTTGCAGACTTTGGACCCACAGTTACCCGTTATAAAACAGGAGCTAACAGTTCAGAGCTGAACACCAGCAAAGCCATGGCTACTGCACCATCTCCCACTGGTTCTACCACCACAATGGGCACTTACTCTTCTCTGATTATCTCCACCAATTCCTACTCCGCGTTCCTCCCAAACAAATCCCAACTTTCCTTCTCTGGAAAAAGAAAGCACTACATTTCCCGTAGATCATCAATCTCGTGCAAAGCCACAAACCCTAATAATAATGAGAAACAGAACCAACCAGAGCAATCATCTAATTTGTTGGGAAAGTTGGACAGGAGAAATGTCCTAATTGGCCTCGGCGGCCTCTACGGCGCCACCACCCTTGCCCAGAAACCATTGGCCTTCGCCACCCCGCTGGCCCCACCTGACCTAACCAAGTGCACACTGGCCGAAATCACCACCGGAGGTGAAACTGTGGCATGCTGTCCACCGGTCTCCACAAAGATCAAAACCTTCACTCTGGACCAGTCTATCCCACTGCGGACGAGGCCTGCCGCCCATCTGGTCACGGACGAGTACTTGGCCAAGTTCAAGAAAGCTCAAGCCCTCATGCGTGCCTTACCCGAAGACGACCCGCGTAGCATGGTTCAACAAGCCAAAGTTCACTGTGCTTACTGCAATGGTGCTTATCCACAAGTAGGGTTTCCGGACATTGACATCCAAGTCCATTTCTCCTGGCTTTTCTTTCCCTTCCACCGCATGTACTTGTATTTCTACGAGAGAATCCTTGGCAAGCTCATTGATGACCCAACTTTTGCTCTCCCATACTGGAATTGGGACTCTCCCGATGGTATGTTTATGTTGTCATGAACTTAAAATGTTAATGTTGTTACTTTATTAATGTTCGGTGCAGAGATAAATTGTTTACAACATATGTTTCTTTATAACAAAcaacataaacatatatattgGTGAACATAATGTAGCAAATTATTAGATAAAATTAAAATGCATTATATTCAAAATACTTGCTGATGTACAATTTATCACAATACACTTGACCGATGTGCAGGCTTTCCAATTCCCGACATTTATACTGACACCACCTCCCCACTTTACGATCAGTACCGTCACGCCGGACACCAGCCCCCTGTGCTGGTGGACCTCAGCTACGGTGGAACCGATGATGACGTGGACGACCAGACAAGAATAGATGAGAATCTAGCCATCATGTACCGGCAAATGGTTTCCGGTGCCAAAACACCGGATCTATTTTTCGGCCACGAATACAGGGCAGGGGAAACAACGACAGGGAAATACGCTGGCACCATT
This genomic interval from Malus domestica chromosome 05, GDT2T_hap1 contains the following:
- the LOC103434757 gene encoding polyphenol oxidase latent form, chloroplastic, whose translation is MATAPSPTGSTTTMGTYSSLIISTNSYSAFLPNKSQLSFSGKRKHYISRRSSISCKATNPNNNEKQNQPEQSSNLLGKLDRRNVLIGLGGLYGATTLAQKPLAFATPLAPPDLTKCTLAEITTGGETVACCPPVSTKIKTFTLDQSIPLRTRPAAHLVTDEYLAKFKKAQALMRALPEDDPRSMVQQAKVHCAYCNGAYPQVGFPDIDIQVHFSWLFFPFHRMYLYFYERILGKLIDDPTFALPYWNWDSPDGFPIPDIYTDTTSPLYDQYRHAGHQPPVLVDLSYGGTDDDVDDQTRIDENLAIMYRQMVSGAKTPDLFFGHEYRAGETTTGKYAGTIENNPHNNIHLWCGDPNQPNKEDMGNFYSAGRDPLFYAHHCNVDRMWNIWKTLGGKRKDPTDTDWLDAEFLFYDENAELVSCKVRDSIHPAKDLRYTYEPVSVPWLFSKPTARKPRNKTKAKVSATQLTTKFPATFDSKTTVEVARPKPRKRTKKEKSNEEEVLIIKDIEFESNEAVKFDVFINDDAESLSRKDKSEFAGSFVHVPHNQKTGTKTKTNLKLGITDLLEDLGVEDDSSVLVTLVPRVSNSPITVGGFKIEYSS